A window of Inquilinus sp. Marseille-Q2685 genomic DNA:
ACGTGGCGGCGACGGCGCTGAAGGCCGTGGTGCCCGACTTCAACAAGACCTATCCCAACGTCAAGGTGACGGTCGAGGACCTGGGCAACCAGCCGGTCTACGACCGCGGCCTGGCCGGCTGCTCCGCCGGCGGCATCAACATGCCGGACGTCTATTCGGTCGAGAACCATGAATCCGAGGTGTTCTGGGCCCGTTTCCCGGACTGCTTCCTGGACCTGAAGTCTCTGGATCCGAAGGAGGCCGACCTCCTCGCCAAGTTCCCGAAATTCAAGCTGGCGGAGCTGACCGTCGGCGACAAGATCTACGCCATGCCATGGGATTCCGGGCCGGCCGTGGTGTTCTACCGCCGCGACATGTACGAGGCGGCGGGCGTCGACCCGGCCAAGATCCAGACCTGGGACGACTTCATCGCCGCCGGCAAGGCGGTGCTGGCCAAGGCCGGCCCGGACGTCAAGTTCGTCTCCACCAACAGCGGCGCGACCAACACGGCCTGGTTCCGCATCCTGGCGAACCAGGCCGGCTGCGCCTTCTTCGACGACAGCGGCGAGAACATCACGGTCAACCAGCCCGGCTGCGTCCAGGCGCTGGAGACGGTGAAGAAGATCACCGATGCCGGGCTGTTCATGGAGGGCGACTGGGACGGCAGCCTGCAGGCGATCAAGGCCAACCGCCTCGCCAGCTCGGTCTTCGGCGCCTGGTACGAGGGCTCGATCCGCGGCAACGCCCCGGAGCTGAGCGGCAAATGGGGCGTCTTCCAGCTGCCGGCCTTCGAATCCGGCGGCAACCGCGCCGCCAATATCGGCGGCTCCTCGCTCGCCATCCCGGCCTCCTCGAAGAACCCGCAGGCGGCGCTGGCTTTCATCAACTTCGCGAACGGCCGGCCGGACAGCCAGATCACCCAGCTCAAGGCCTCGGGCCTGGTGCCGACACTGCCGGAGGCGGTCAACGACCCCTATGTCCAGCAGGCGCAGCCCTATTGGGGCGGGCAGAAGATCTGGGAGGTTGTGCTGAACACCCTGCAGCAGATCAAGCCGGCCCGCGGCACCCAGTACTTCGCCGAGGCCGACAACATCGCCGACGGCATCCTGCTGGCCTATCTGAAGGGAAGCGGCAAGTCGGCCAAGGAGACCCTGGACGAGGCGGCCGAGCAGATCTCCGCCGCCACCGGCCTTCCCGTCGCCGAGTGACGGGGGCTGCGTGATGGGAACCGCCACCCGAGCCGGCCTCCAGGCCCCGCGGACACGCGGGGCCCCGGCCGCCGCCCCGTCGGAGGCCAGCCTCGGGTGGCGGCGCCGGCGGCACGCGCTGGCGCCGTACTGGTTCCTCCTGCCCTATCTCCTCGTCTTCGCCGTGTTCTGGTGCTGGCCGATCATCGATTCGGCGCTGCTGTCGCTGCAGAACACGCGGGTCAATCCCTGGGCCTGGAACATCGCGATCAACTGGCGGCGCCTCCTGGTCGACCGCGCCTTCCAGGAAGCGCTGAAGAACACGCTGACCATCCTGGTGATCCAGGTGCCGGTGATGCTGGCCCTGGCCACGCTGCTGGCCCTGGCCCTGAACTCGCCGCTGCTCAAGCTGCGGCCGATCTACCGCTTCGCCTTCTTCGCCCCGGTGGTGGTCAGCGACGTCGCCTATTCGGTGGTGTTCCGGCTGCTGTTCAACGGCCAGTTCGGCGCGGTCAACCACGGCCTCGCGGCGCTGGGCCTGGGTCCGATCGACTGGCTGCACGACCCGAATGCGGCGATGGCCACGATCATGGTGGCGGTGACCTGGCGCTGGACCGGCTACAACGCCATCATCCTCCTGGCCGGGCTGCAGTCGATCCCGCGCGACCTGTACGAGGCGGCGTCGATCGACGGCGCCACCCCGGTCGACCGCTTCTTCCGCATCACCCTGCCGCTGTTGAAGCCGATCGTGATCTTCTGCCTGGTGCTGTCGATCATCGGCACTATGCAGCTGTTCACCGAGCCCTGGCTGATCACCGAGCGCGGCGGGCCGGGCGGCGCCACCGAGACGCTCGGCACCTATCTCTACAAGCAGGGCTTCGTCAGCCTGAATTTCGGCTACGCCGCGGCGATCGCCTACACCATCGCCGCCATGGCGGCGGTGATGGCGGCGCTCAACCTGATGCTCACCCGCGGCCGGAACGCCTGAGGAGAAATGGCGATGCTCCGCACCATCGGATCGCGCCGCCGCTGGGGAACCTGGGCCCTGACCGGCGGCATGGCCCCCCTGGCCCTGCTGTGGCTGGCGCCGCTCTACCTCATGGCGGTGTTCGCCACCCTGCCGGACTATGCCATCTTCTCGCCGGAGCTGCCGCTGACGCCGGGCGGCAACCTGCTGGAGAACTGGGCCTTCCTCGACGACACGGCGAAATTCGGCCGGGCGATGCTGAACTCGATCGGCATCGCCACCGTCTCGGCGGTGCTGTCGCTGCTGCTGACCAGCATGGCCGGCTACGCCTTCGCCCGGTTCCGGTTCGTCGGCAAGCAGGCGACCTTCAGCCTGCTGGTGGCGACGCTGACCGTGCCCTATGCCGTGGTGATCATCCCGCAATACGTGCTGGTGGCCCGCGACCTGGGCCTGTCCAACACCTGGATCGCGGTGATCGTGCCGCCCTTGTTCAACTCGATCGGCGTGCTGTTCATGCGCCAGACCTTCCTGTCGTTGCCGCAGGAGCTGCTGGACGCCGCCCGCATCGACGGCGCGCGCGAGGGCCGGATCTTCTTCACCATCGCCCTGCCGCTGGTGCGGCCCAGCATGGCGGCGCTGGCGATCATCCTGTTCCTCGCCTCCTGGAACAACTACCTGTGGCCGCTGCTGGTCGCGACCCAGCCGGGCGCCCGCACCGCGCCGGTGGCGCTGGGCAGCCTGATCGGCCTCAACGTCGTGCCCTGGGGCGCCCTGATGGTCGGGGCCATGCTGCTGACCGTGCCCATGCTCGTCGTCTTCATCTTCCTGCAGCGCTACTTCGTGGCCGGCATCACCGCCGGCGCGGTGAAGTAGCGTCCCACCCTTCGCTCCTGACGAGGCTTCCGAATGCTCGGCGTCTGCTATTACCCGGAACATTGGCCCGAAGAGTGGTGGGAGGACGATGCCCGCCGGATGCGCGAGGTCGGCATCACCTTCGTCCGCATCGCCGAATTCGCCTGGTCGCGGATCGAGCCGGAGCCGGGTCGCTTCGACTGGGGCTGGCTCGACCGCGCCATCGACACGCTGGGCGCGGCCGGGCTGAAGGTGGTGATGTGCACGCCGAC
This region includes:
- a CDS encoding carbohydrate ABC transporter permease, translated to MGTATRAGLQAPRTRGAPAAAPSEASLGWRRRRHALAPYWFLLPYLLVFAVFWCWPIIDSALLSLQNTRVNPWAWNIAINWRRLLVDRAFQEALKNTLTILVIQVPVMLALATLLALALNSPLLKLRPIYRFAFFAPVVVSDVAYSVVFRLLFNGQFGAVNHGLAALGLGPIDWLHDPNAAMATIMVAVTWRWTGYNAIILLAGLQSIPRDLYEAASIDGATPVDRFFRITLPLLKPIVIFCLVLSIIGTMQLFTEPWLITERGGPGGATETLGTYLYKQGFVSLNFGYAAAIAYTIAAMAAVMAALNLMLTRGRNA
- a CDS encoding ABC transporter substrate-binding protein → MSRLGRIAGMMSGLAGAAVLTLTAPAMAQSDVKGEITVWSWNVAATALKAVVPDFNKTYPNVKVTVEDLGNQPVYDRGLAGCSAGGINMPDVYSVENHESEVFWARFPDCFLDLKSLDPKEADLLAKFPKFKLAELTVGDKIYAMPWDSGPAVVFYRRDMYEAAGVDPAKIQTWDDFIAAGKAVLAKAGPDVKFVSTNSGATNTAWFRILANQAGCAFFDDSGENITVNQPGCVQALETVKKITDAGLFMEGDWDGSLQAIKANRLASSVFGAWYEGSIRGNAPELSGKWGVFQLPAFESGGNRAANIGGSSLAIPASSKNPQAALAFINFANGRPDSQITQLKASGLVPTLPEAVNDPYVQQAQPYWGGQKIWEVVLNTLQQIKPARGTQYFAEADNIADGILLAYLKGSGKSAKETLDEAAEQISAATGLPVAE
- a CDS encoding carbohydrate ABC transporter permease codes for the protein MLRTIGSRRRWGTWALTGGMAPLALLWLAPLYLMAVFATLPDYAIFSPELPLTPGGNLLENWAFLDDTAKFGRAMLNSIGIATVSAVLSLLLTSMAGYAFARFRFVGKQATFSLLVATLTVPYAVVIIPQYVLVARDLGLSNTWIAVIVPPLFNSIGVLFMRQTFLSLPQELLDAARIDGAREGRIFFTIALPLVRPSMAALAIILFLASWNNYLWPLLVATQPGARTAPVALGSLIGLNVVPWGALMVGAMLLTVPMLVVFIFLQRYFVAGITAGAVK